Within Claveliimonas bilis, the genomic segment GAAAAGGTGATCATGGAATATTTGAATCTTGTGTTCGGCCAATATGAAGTGACGGAAAAGAATTACATATGTGTTACAAGAAATGCAGATATTGCGCCGGATGACGAAGCTTTGGAGGTAAATGATGATTTCCGGTATCTGATGAAGCAGACCCTGCACAAAAGAAAAAGAATGGCAGTGGTAAGGCTGGAGATTGCAGAAAAGCTGAATGCGGAAACGGAAAAATATTTCTGTGAAAAGTTCAATATTACGAAACGGCAGATTTTCCGTACAAAGATGCCTATGAAACTGGACTATATGTTTGCCATCAGCGGCAACCTGCCGGATTCTATGAAGCGGGCGCTGATCTATCGTCCGTTTTCGCCGCAGCCTTCCGGCAGGCTGGAGGAGGGCAGCATTATGCGGCAGATCCGGAAAAAGGATGTTCTGCTTTTTTATCCTTATGAGAGTATGGAACCCTTTCTGCAGCTGATCAAGGAAGCAGCATTTGATCCGTCTGTCATGACGATCAAGATTACCATTTACCGCCTTGCCAAAAAGGCCAGACTGGTGGAGTATCTCTGTGCGGCAGCGGAGAACGGTAAGGAAGTAACGGTCCTTATTGAGCTTAGGGCAAGATTTGACGAGCAGAATAATATTGACTGGTCAGAGCGGCTGGAAGAAGCAGGATGCCGTGTGATCTATGGATTTGAAGGATATAAAGTTCATTCCAAGATTTGTCTGATCACCTATCGGCACCGTAATGAGATTCAGTATATTACTCAGATCGGCACAGGAAATTACAATGAGAAGACGGCTGCCATGTATACGGATCTTTCGTTAATGACGGCCGACAGGGAGATAGGGGAAGATGCCGCTTTGTTTTTCCAGAACATGTCCATTGGAAATCTGGACGGAATCTATCGCCATCTGATCGTATCGCCCACTTCACTGAAGCCAAAGATCCTGCAGCTGATGGATCAGGAAATACGAAAAGGGGCAAAAGGCCGGATTATTATGAAAATGAATTCCCTGACAGATGTGGATTTTATTGAAAAGGCGGCGGAAGCCTCTCAGGCAGGTGTCCGTGTAGATTTGATCGTCAGAGGGATCTGCTGTATTCTTCCGGGTATACCGGGATATACAGAGAATATTACCATATCCAGCATTGTGGGAAGATATCTGGAACATCCAAGGATCTTCAGCTTTGGAACAGGGACAGATCAGAAAATCTATATCGGATCAGCGGACA encodes:
- the ppk1 gene encoding polyphosphate kinase 1 translates to MEEKKNKKEDILKYTQNRELSWLKFNQRVLEEAQDPSVPLLERMKFVAIFTSNLDEFFMIRVGSLFDMAAADPKAVDSRSGMTPSQQLEKIYEAVAPLYKERDKTYAEIKKQLHPYGVCGLDFKELEQSEKKYVKKYFKEQVLPVLSPQIVDANHPFPHLLNKELYVTAMLKQNNRTMLGIVPIPNFISDILYLPGHDIRYIRMEKVIMEYLNLVFGQYEVTEKNYICVTRNADIAPDDEALEVNDDFRYLMKQTLHKRKRMAVVRLEIAEKLNAETEKYFCEKFNITKRQIFRTKMPMKLDYMFAISGNLPDSMKRALIYRPFSPQPSGRLEEGSIMRQIRKKDVLLFYPYESMEPFLQLIKEAAFDPSVMTIKITIYRLAKKARLVEYLCAAAENGKEVTVLIELRARFDEQNNIDWSERLEEAGCRVIYGFEGYKVHSKICLITYRHRNEIQYITQIGTGNYNEKTAAMYTDLSLMTADREIGEDAALFFQNMSIGNLDGIYRHLIVSPTSLKPKILQLMDQEIRKGAKGRIIMKMNSLTDVDFIEKAAEASQAGVRVDLIVRGICCILPGIPGYTENITISSIVGRYLEHPRIFSFGTGTDQKIYIGSADMMTRNTEKRVEVAAPVLDPDVKRQVNGYLEVMLADNVKARVLQKDGTYKKKPITEKRVNSQEHFMKSAVLAARNKKPAPKKQGLRERFAKIFRK